Proteins encoded in a region of the Tripterygium wilfordii isolate XIE 37 chromosome 21, ASM1340144v1, whole genome shotgun sequence genome:
- the LOC119988827 gene encoding uncharacterized protein LOC119988827, whose amino-acid sequence MLASSLPYPPGLSALSDEIFPRIVGVKSAKEAWDRLRDEFQGSERVRQQRLLTLKREFEMLKMKESDSVKSYSTKLIELVNQMRLYGEEVQDHKVLEKIMINLPERFKSKVFAIEESCDLKKLTISELCSKLQAHEQRSNFRQEDVTEGAFQAKHKNKQASNSKQGKKKFGDKGSKGKSSEGSASGDLSKKGKFPPCPHCSKTNHLEKTCW is encoded by the exons ATGTTAGCATCTTCGTTGCCCTATCCTCCTGGTCTCTCAG CTTTGTCAGATGAAATTTTTCCTAGGATTGTTGGTGTTAAATCTGCCAAGGAGGCTTGGGATAGGTTGAGAGATGAATTTCAAGGTAGTGAGAGGGTTAGACAACAGAGATTGTTAACTTTGAAGAGAGAATTTGAGAtgttgaagatgaaggagaGTGACTCAGTGAAGAGTTATTCTACCAAGTTGATTGAACTTGTGAATCAAATGAGATTGTATGGAGAGGAAGTGCAAGATCACAAAGTGCTGGAGAAGATAATGATTAACTtgcctgagaggttcaaatctAAAGTATTTGCCATTGAAGAATCCTGTGACTTGAAGAAACTCACCATTTCAGAATTGTGTAGTAAATTGCAGGCTCATGAACAGAGGTCTAATTTTAGACAAGAAGATGTCACTGAAGGTGCTTTCCAGGCTAAGCACAAGAATAAGCAAGCTTCAAATTCGAAGCAAGGGAAGAAGAAGTTTGGTGATAAAGGCAGTAAGGGGAAGTCATCAGAAGGTAGTGCTTCTGGTGATTTATCCAAGAAGGGCAAATTTCCACCTTGTCCACACTGTAGCAAGACTAATCATCTTGAGAAGACTTGTTGGTAG